In Acidianus brierleyi, one genomic interval encodes:
- a CDS encoding AsnC family protein — protein sequence MQILQQQSEISKVLYYVQRFGDLSPKLITALSGIKEATKIIENLKEKYKMLPYPIERADKLNLKRYYVEVYFSKNIDLLKLYEAFNGITVAINRDMLNDKKYIIGIMYSKNADFIRGLEYLVDIGLIHYYELYEEEEKQVYPIDYSTFDFEKGKFSEDFIKNPRQPFELPDLSDNFKPDEIDIKILGKKQEQNDFTLKDISSSLGIPFKEVLYHYQAHVVGRGLISAYHVFLGKFDFKMSLIYDSDEEVDNALSRIPTLISISHLSDNTSKATLVAQSHMLYKILEFITRIQKDSKISFTIHPLFPPFEYSLTASIPYEHFNKKWEFNVEELLMKEEEILS from the coding sequence GTGCAGATTCTTCAACAACAATCAGAAATTTCTAAAGTTCTTTACTATGTTCAAAGATTTGGTGATCTTTCACCGAAATTGATAACAGCACTGAGTGGAATAAAGGAAGCTACAAAAATAATAGAAAATTTGAAAGAAAAATACAAAATGTTGCCATATCCTATAGAAAGAGCAGATAAATTAAATCTTAAAAGATATTATGTCGAAGTATATTTCTCAAAAAATATTGATTTATTAAAACTATACGAGGCCTTTAATGGAATAACTGTAGCTATAAATAGAGACATGTTAAATGATAAAAAATACATTATAGGAATAATGTACTCTAAAAACGCTGACTTCATAAGAGGATTAGAATATCTAGTTGATATAGGTTTAATACATTATTACGAATTGTATGAAGAAGAAGAGAAACAAGTTTATCCAATAGATTATTCTACTTTCGATTTTGAAAAAGGAAAATTTTCTGAAGATTTCATAAAAAATCCAAGACAACCATTTGAATTACCAGATTTGTCGGATAATTTTAAACCAGACGAAATAGATATAAAAATTCTAGGAAAGAAACAAGAACAAAACGATTTTACATTAAAGGACATTTCATCATCACTAGGAATACCGTTTAAAGAAGTATTATATCATTATCAAGCCCATGTAGTAGGAAGAGGATTAATTTCTGCGTATCATGTCTTTCTAGGAAAATTTGATTTTAAGATGAGTTTAATTTATGACAGTGACGAGGAAGTAGATAATGCGTTGTCTAGAATACCAACTTTAATAAGTATTTCACATTTAAGTGATAATACTTCTAAAGCTACTCTAGTAGCACAGTCTCATATGCTTTATAAAATACTAGAATTTATTACAAGAATTCAGAAGGATAGTAAAATATCCTTTACAATACATCCTTTATTTCCACCCTTTGAATATTCTTTGACAGCATCGATACCATATGAGCATTTTAATAAAAAATGGGAATTCAATGTAGAAGAGTTACTGATGAAGGAAGAGGAAATTTTATCATAA
- a CDS encoding helix-turn-helix domain-containing protein produces MENSLTFYELTAHYVHESDWTSKFMDVDKFHLQISPFNSFLSSEGEVEVSTVRVSSKDVLKTLQKVLRSHWKIKRVLFLYPINDGYPKILKLGVIGDLRDTIRATAYTLGAIADTSLYYEGKEFWSILFTQEYGIDGMRRYMEMHGKVLDLNVRKTKMPDILSKYEFKDFSILTPREAEILKIAYKEGLFEYPKKNNIDNVARNIGITKSSFNEILRKALKKILKTVNDSLEDF; encoded by the coding sequence ATGGAAAATAGTTTAACGTTTTATGAACTAACTGCGCACTACGTTCATGAAAGTGATTGGACATCTAAGTTTATGGATGTAGATAAATTCCATCTGCAAATTTCTCCCTTCAATAGTTTCCTTTCTTCCGAGGGAGAAGTGGAAGTTTCTACGGTTAGAGTATCCTCTAAGGATGTACTTAAAACACTTCAAAAAGTTTTAAGGTCACACTGGAAAATAAAAAGAGTGCTTTTTCTTTATCCTATAAATGACGGATATCCTAAAATACTTAAGTTAGGGGTAATAGGTGATTTAAGGGATACTATAAGGGCTACTGCGTATACTTTAGGTGCAATAGCCGATACATCTCTGTACTATGAAGGTAAGGAATTCTGGTCAATTCTTTTTACTCAAGAGTACGGTATTGACGGAATGAGGAGGTACATGGAAATGCACGGTAAGGTTTTAGATTTAAATGTGAGGAAAACTAAAATGCCGGATATTCTATCTAAATATGAATTTAAGGATTTTTCGATTTTAACTCCAAGAGAAGCTGAAATTTTAAAAATAGCATATAAGGAAGGTTTATTTGAATATCCTAAGAAGAATAATATAGATAATGTTGCTAGAAATATTGGAATAACTAAATCTTCTTTTAATGAAATATTGAGGAAGGCGTTAAAGAAGATCTTGAAGACTGTTAACGATTCTTTAGAGGATTTCTGA
- a CDS encoding enolase C-terminal domain-like protein: MKILDIKIVKSNYRPNLEAYPYTKPTDFYPEIQKTNPLEAAGYNTTSFVKMIGENGESIIEVSDLVGDIILKLKNSIIGKDTDETEKIYDFLYRTTLPFGRKGIIMMAISSIDLMLWDLKGKEMRKPVYKILGGPTAEIIPAYASHLHPTNIKELQKEAEEYLNEGYKAMKMRFCCSPIDGPAGMQKNEDLVKAVRDVIGYDVELMADVWMAWNLKYAKRMFQRLERYELSWIEEPLPPDEYSAYKSLSKLGTPISAGEHAYGIQEFKLLADSGVEILQPDALWSGGITLMKKVQGLAEAYGIQVIPHTATAYNLHFLFSCPQYVCPMAEYLTKYRWMEDFLKNPPKPKKGVFYEKEFDGYGFGIDILV, translated from the coding sequence ATGAAAATACTAGACATAAAAATCGTAAAATCTAATTATAGACCTAACCTTGAGGCATATCCTTACACTAAACCTACTGATTTTTATCCTGAAATTCAGAAAACGAATCCTTTAGAAGCCGCAGGTTATAATACTACATCTTTCGTAAAAATGATAGGAGAAAACGGAGAAAGCATAATAGAAGTTAGTGACCTAGTTGGAGATATTATACTAAAATTGAAGAACAGCATAATAGGTAAAGATACTGATGAGACCGAAAAAATATACGATTTCCTTTATCGAACTACTTTACCTTTTGGAAGAAAAGGGATAATAATGATGGCAATAAGCTCTATCGACCTAATGCTATGGGATCTAAAAGGTAAGGAAATGAGAAAACCTGTGTATAAAATTTTAGGAGGTCCAACAGCCGAAATTATACCTGCTTATGCTAGTCATCTCCATCCTACTAATATTAAGGAATTGCAGAAGGAAGCCGAAGAATATCTTAACGAGGGATATAAAGCCATGAAAATGAGATTCTGCTGTAGTCCTATAGACGGGCCTGCTGGTATGCAGAAGAACGAGGACCTGGTCAAAGCTGTAAGAGACGTTATAGGATATGACGTTGAATTAATGGCGGACGTGTGGATGGCATGGAATTTAAAATACGCTAAAAGAATGTTTCAAAGATTGGAAAGATATGAGTTAAGCTGGATAGAGGAACCTTTGCCTCCGGACGAATACAGCGCTTACAAATCATTATCCAAACTAGGAACTCCAATTTCAGCTGGAGAGCATGCATACGGAATTCAGGAGTTTAAACTCTTGGCAGATTCCGGAGTAGAAATACTTCAGCCAGATGCCTTATGGTCAGGCGGAATTACATTAATGAAAAAAGTACAAGGTTTGGCAGAGGCGTATGGAATTCAAGTTATACCTCATACTGCAACTGCGTATAATTTACACTTTCTATTTTCATGTCCCCAATACGTATGTCCTATGGCGGAATATTTAACTAAATATAGGTGGATGGAAGATTTCTTGAAAAATCCTCCAAAGCCTAAGAAGGGAGTATTTTATGAGAAAGAGTTTGATGGATATGGATTCGGTATAGATATTTTAGTGTGA
- a CDS encoding type II toxin-antitoxin system RelE family toxin: MRDVKSEGDLLSLVVRRFSNLEILMSIVDKLEILQENPFKYAREKLKNKLDKYGNPTFSIEVTGDIRILYSVDPKNCVVFIWEIGFHKDVYGRD; this comes from the coding sequence ATGAGGGATGTTAAGAGCGAAGGTGATTTACTTAGCCTTGTAGTTAGGAGATTTTCAAATTTAGAGATATTAATGTCAATAGTAGATAAACTGGAGATATTACAGGAAAATCCTTTCAAATACGCTAGAGAAAAGTTGAAGAATAAGTTAGATAAATACGGTAATCCTACGTTCTCCATAGAAGTTACAGGGGATATAAGGATACTTTACAGCGTAGATCCAAAAAATTGTGTAGTTTTCATTTGGGAGATTGGGTTTCATAAGGACGTTTACGGTCGGGATTAA
- a CDS encoding PaREP1 family protein, which produces MESKIPTIEKHKDAYVKIRIIESLDELTLGLKLLKEGFSRNSASKVFLSWKAIISALAVINLEKMPRNEKEKEWYYKTGFLAPTTGLKGISQRLEELGFKVNHLTSTALELHRYSYNGLYKGASDYSDRSEAIRDIIQLSKEIMTIIKEFFKNYWDDEIEEHYRIAEKEIGELMHT; this is translated from the coding sequence ATGGAATCTAAAATACCTACGATTGAGAAACACAAAGACGCTTACGTAAAAATACGGATAATAGAGAGTTTAGACGAGTTAACGTTAGGATTAAAACTACTTAAGGAAGGATTTAGTAGAAATTCTGCAAGCAAAGTGTTCTTATCTTGGAAGGCCATTATAAGTGCATTAGCAGTTATAAACTTGGAAAAGATGCCTAGAAACGAAAAGGAAAAGGAATGGTATTATAAGACCGGCTTTCTTGCCCCAACTACTGGATTAAAAGGTATTTCTCAAAGGCTTGAGGAACTTGGATTTAAAGTAAACCACTTAACATCCACAGCATTAGAGTTGCACAGATATTCCTATAATGGACTCTATAAGGGCGCCAGCGATTATTCAGACAGAAGTGAAGCAATAAGGGACATCATTCAGTTATCTAAGGAAATCATGACTATAATAAAAGAATTTTTCAAGAACTATTGGGACGATGAAATTGAGGAGCATTACAGGATTGCAGAAAAAGAGATTGGAGAATTAATGCATACTTAA
- a CDS encoding AAA family ATPase, which yields MIFDPEPKESRKDFFDREEEIDKIKSLSSPITLVLGLRRTGKSSVIHITLNELNLPYIYIDLRKFEEIGYISYKDLILEIQKEINRLIKRFPNIIDFLKRIEGVKVMGNEIRLKWGGNERVNISFLLESLNDWTENKAILTIDEAQELLNLRGANLLPTFAYSFDNLKKIKIILSGSKMGLLYRYLGKDNPRSPLYGRAMNEIELNPFNKEKSVEFLKLGFKELNIIFNDFDVVYENLGGIPGWLTYFGYYYSQKRDLNEALTKTINSAIGLIREEFNNFLKIRAIARDRYLTIMKTLVNCASWSEIKRALEASTGIEISDSEIYNYLNQLIDSSWIVKKDSRKYCPSEHLISKAFS from the coding sequence TTGATTTTTGATCCAGAACCTAAAGAATCTAGAAAGGATTTCTTTGATAGAGAGGAGGAGATAGATAAGATTAAGTCCTTATCCTCACCTATAACTTTAGTTCTAGGACTTAGGAGGACAGGTAAGTCTTCAGTAATTCATATAACGCTAAATGAACTCAACCTTCCTTATATTTATATAGACTTAAGGAAGTTTGAAGAAATAGGCTATATATCTTATAAAGATTTGATTTTAGAAATACAAAAAGAGATAAATAGATTGATCAAGAGATTTCCAAATATAATTGACTTCCTTAAGCGAATAGAAGGAGTAAAGGTTATGGGAAACGAGATTAGACTAAAATGGGGAGGTAATGAGAGAGTTAACATTTCTTTCTTATTAGAATCTCTAAACGATTGGACGGAAAATAAGGCTATATTAACTATTGATGAAGCGCAAGAATTACTAAATCTAAGGGGAGCTAACTTATTGCCAACATTTGCTTATTCTTTTGATAATTTAAAGAAAATTAAAATAATATTGAGTGGTTCAAAAATGGGTTTATTGTACAGATATCTGGGGAAGGATAATCCCAGGTCTCCTCTCTATGGAAGGGCTATGAATGAGATCGAGTTAAATCCTTTTAATAAGGAGAAGAGTGTGGAGTTTCTAAAATTAGGTTTTAAGGAATTAAACATTATTTTTAACGATTTCGATGTAGTTTATGAAAATTTAGGAGGAATTCCAGGGTGGCTTACATATTTCGGATATTATTACTCTCAAAAAAGAGATTTAAATGAAGCGTTGACTAAAACAATAAATAGTGCTATTGGATTAATAAGGGAAGAATTTAATAATTTTCTTAAAATCAGAGCTATAGCGAGAGATAGGTACTTAACCATCATGAAAACATTGGTTAACTGTGCTAGCTGGAGCGAAATAAAAAGAGCATTAGAGGCAAGTACGGGCATAGAAATTAGTGACTCTGAAATCTATAATTATCTAAATCAATTAATTGATTCGTCTTGGATAGTTAAGAAAGATAGTAGAAAATATTGTCCATCAGAGCATTTAATAAGTAAAGCATTTTCTTGA